DNA from Comamonas serinivorans:
CGCGTTTGACAGCGCGGGCAACCTGTACGCCTCTCAGACTTTTGACAACAAAATCATCAAGATGGACATCGGTGGCACCGTCACCGCAGTGGCGGGCACCGGCTCCGCTGGTTACAGCGGCGACGGCGGGGCCGCGACCAGCGCAATGTTGGATTACCCTTTCGGACTGGCCTTTGACAGTGCCGGCAATTTGTACGTTGCCGATGTTGGCAACAAAGTCGTCCGCAAAATCGACTCCCTTGGCATCATCAGCTCGGTGCCCGGAGGAGCATTCACCGGCGACATGGGAACCAGCATGAATTCATCCGGCATTGCCTTCGACAGTGCAGACAATCTGTACATCTCCAATGGCTCAGGCCATACCGTTCTCAAGGTAACCCCCGATGGCGTCAACACGATTGTGGTGGGGGATGGCACCAGCGGTTACAGCGGGGATGGCGGACTCGCCACCCAGGCCCAACTGAACGGGGTTGCGGACGTTGCCTTCACCAGCACGGGTGCCATGTATGTGGTGGATGGATTCAATGGTGCTGTCCGCCTGGTCTCGTTCTCCAACCTGGCTGTGACGGCATCGTTGCCTGCCACGGCCACCATCGGCATGCCGTACAGCGGCACCATCACGATCACCAACCTGGGCGCGGGCCCTGCCAATTCAGCCGCGACCCTTGCGGTCACAGGCTTGCCCGACGGCGTCACCCTTGGCGCTTGCAACATTGCCAGCTTGGCGGTTGGAGACAGCGTCACGTGCACCGTCAGCGGCAGCCCCACGGCAGCGGGCACCTCCGCAGTGACCGCTACCGCCACAGACACGGCGGATTTTGACCCTAGCAACAACAGCGCCTCCGCCTCGGTGACCGTATCCAGTGCCCCCGTGAGGCCCACAGCTACGCCCGTGCCGACGTTGAGTCAATGGGGCGTGGCGCTGATGACGCTGCTGCTGGCGGCGGGTGGGTGGATGTCGCGTCGTGCGAGCGGGCGCCGCCATTGACCTCAAACTTCCTCACGTGAAACTGCGGAATCCTTCGACCCTGAGGTCAGCAGCCGCAATGCGACGAGTGCCGACAGCGCCACGGCAATGGCTCCTGCAAGGTAAACGGCCTCGATGCCCCGTGCGCCTGCCAACGCGCCCAGCACAGGCCCTGTGATGCCCAGGGCCATGTCAAGGAATGCGACAT
Protein-coding regions in this window:
- a CDS encoding IPTL-CTERM sorting domain-containing protein is translated as MSALAVTALLAYPGVAQAQVITTVAGTGTPNGAAGNCGSGLATGVNLEGIGTRANAIDAAGNLYITQENVICKVDTSGVITTVAGNGTAGNSGDGGPATSASFMSITALALDSAGNLYIGSMAGGVRKVDTGGMVTAVSSLNGFVVFDIAFDSAGNLYASQTFDNKIIKMDIGGTVTAVAGTGSAGYSGDGGAATSAMLDYPFGLAFDSAGNLYVADVGNKVVRKIDSLGIISSVPGGAFTGDMGTSMNSSGIAFDSADNLYISNGSGHTVLKVTPDGVNTIVVGDGTSGYSGDGGLATQAQLNGVADVAFTSTGAMYVVDGFNGAVRLVSFSNLAVTASLPATATIGMPYSGTITITNLGAGPANSAATLAVTGLPDGVTLGACNIASLAVGDSVTCTVSGSPTAAGTSAVTATATDTADFDPSNNSASASVTVSSAPVRPTATPVPTLSQWGVALMTLLLAAGGWMSRRASGRRH